AGCTGTGCGGGTAATGCACGGCGCCGTGCAGGATGCGGTCCACCTTCAGCAGGCCGGTCTTTTTTTCAAGCTCCAGCTTAAGCCGGGAGTTGGACTCTATCTCTATATAGGCGGTCACGTAAGTGGGGGCACGATCGCCAGTGTTGATATCAAACCAAGGGTGCATTATCTACTCCAATTCGCAAAAGGGTGAATTTAGCATAAAAACGGCATTGGGTTCAACAAAGGCTGGTTGAAGGTGGTGTCGCAGTTTGAATCTCAAATAATAGACAGATCTTTCATTTCGCTTGCGCTTCGCTCAGGATGACAATGTTATCAACGGCTTTTATATTGTCATTCTGGGCGTAAGTGAAGAATCTCCCCTGTACTTTCAAACTGAGACACTACCTGGTTGAAGAATCCGTGGTCAGCGACCACGGGGAAGCGGGGTAAACGGCGTCCACAGCGAAGCGGATCGGGCGGCCATGGGGAAACTGAATTGTCACCCTGAGCCTGCCGAAGGGTGACAACAGTTAGTGTCGGGCTTCGATAGGCTCAGCCTGACAGGCTTCAACAAGCCCGGACTGGCAAGTTCGGCTCCCGCAAATAAAAAGGGCCTCCACCCGAAGGTGGAGGCCCGTAAGAGCGTTACGCTTGCTTCGGTTTAGAAGCCGGCGAATACCATGACGGTGAGCTGGTTGTCCTTGCTCCGGCCATCTTCGCTGTACACAGTGTACTCCGGCGTGATGGACACGTTCTGGGCCAGGTTCCAGGTCAGCTTGCCAGTGATAGCGGAGGTCTTCAGGTCGGAAGAGCCGCTCTTATCAGTGGTGTTGCCATAAGCCAGGCCAAGCACCAGAGCCTTGCTCAGGCCGAGCTCGGCCTGCGCGGAGAGGTAGTCACCCTTTTTGTACATCACGTCATTCGCGGAGACGGTGACATACTGGGCCTGCAGCTCGAGGGTCATGCCACCCACGTCGCCCTGGGCCTGGAGGTCAACACCGAGAGCTTCGGTTTTGACTTCGGCGATGGCGGTGCCATCGAGGCCGAGGTTGCCGCAGTTGCCGCATTTGGTCTTGCCAGCGGTGCCGAACACGCCGATGAGGGTGTCAAAACCACCCAGGGTCGGCATAACAGCCACGCGATAGGAAGTGGACAGGTCGAACCCGGTGTCCGGGCCTTCGATGGCCGGGCCCCAGAGGCCGACGGCGGCGAATATCAGGCCGGTGTTGGCGTACAGGGTAAGACCGGTCACCTCGCCGTCACCCAAGCCGGAAGCCTGAGCGGCGGAGGTCTCTTTCCTGTGCTCGAAAGCGCGGGCAGAGCGGACAACGCCGGTGTTGGAGAGGTCCATGCCCCAGAAAGGCCCAAGGGCGTCGGTAGCGAAAGCCACCAAGCCGGCCCTTACGTCACCCACGGTGCCGGTGAAGACAACCTTGGAGGACACGGCAGGCCCGGGGAACTCTACGGCGTAACCCACGTTCTTGCCAGCGCGGCCGGCGAACCAGGCGGCGGCTTCATCATAAACCTGCCACTCACCGCGCTCCAGACCCACTTTCGGATCGGAAGACGTTTTGTTGGTGGCCTGCTGGTAGCGATACTTGATCACGAAGGACACCGGAGCGGTAGCCGGAACGGACACCAACTCGTCCTCGATCAGGTCCACAGCGGCGTCAGTGAAACCGCCAGCTTTGAACGAGCGCCCGAAAGCGTTCAGTTTCGGGATGTGCTGATAGTGACAGCTAAAGCAGGGCAGGTTCATCTGCCGGGCAAATGACGGAACCGCCGCGCTCTCCTTCGGCGTCACCATCACGCCCATCATGGCGAACGCCATGACCGACATAACGACAAAAAGTTTCTTCATTTAAACACGCCTCCTCAAAAAGTTAACTTAAGGCACCTAGACATATATTTCACACCCGCTCTGTAACCGGGTTTGAAATCACTGTGGACAGCTCGAATTGATGAGTTCTATTAATACACCCCTCTGCTCACCACTATAAGCGTGGGACAATTTTTATTACATTCAACACTTAATGTCAAGTCTAAATGTTAATTTTTGATTTGCCGGAAACCTGCCCCCTTATGAGGCTACTAATAGATGTCCAGGGTGGAAAGCGATTTGCGCCCGCAATTTCAACACCTGGGGCCTGTACATATGCGCGCAAAAGCTGTGGATAGAAAGCATCAACGCCCGCGGAGGCCATATAAAGAGCCTTTGAGCCCAAAATTTCCTTGACAGAGAACTGGTCAAAGTTTAGGATTTGGGCCTTAGTCAAACTATATAACGCCGCGCATCCGGCCGCTTTAACTTTTGTACCGGTATAAAGCGGGTTCGCTTACGCGGACACCGGCGTTGACGGGGGAATCCGGATGCTCTTTGGCTGACCGCTAAAATTATCTTTTGTCCTATTTGTTGGGGTAACACCGCGCGGGCTTTTTTGTCTGTAAAAATCCGCGAGGTTACGATAAATCCTTAACCGTTTTGGAGGAGTTTCATGAAGAAACACATTTTGGGCATGGTTACCGTTTGTTTCGCTATGGTGGTGGCCTTCGCCGGCTTCGCTTCCGCCGGGGACGCTGGCAAGGGCGAAGGGGTTTTCAAGGGCAAGGGCCAGTGCAAAAACTGCCACAAGCTCGATGATAAGAATTCCGTTGGCCCCGGCCTCAAAGGCGTGACCGCCAGGCATAACGACGAATGGCTTGGCAAATGGCTGGCCGACCCGCAGAAAACCTGGGAAGGTAACGACGCCGATGTACAGAAGCTGAAAACCTGGAAACCCGGCCGTGACAAGGCCGCGAAAACCGCTATGAAGATCCCCGCTCTTTCCGCCGAGGAAGTTGCGGACCTGATAGCGTTCCTGCATCAGAACGACAAATAAGCGTTTCCCGCTTATTTAGTTAAAAAACGCCCCGGCGGTAACCATCGCCGGGGTTTTTTATTCGCTGAATATTTTTAACATTCAATCCCATGTCCTTTTTTCCCCAAACTCCTGCTTTTTGTATCCATTTGATATTCTAAGGTATAGATAATATTTGCGGCGGCTTTATGCTCGCAAATAGCTACGATTTATTCCAAATGGCTCAATCCAAGCCCATTTGCATATTAAGTTGATTGAACACATATTAGATTTAAAGATGTTTTGGGTCAGCAGGAGGGTTGTTTCATGTCCGGAAAGACCATGGCCACTGAATCTGAACCTAAAAAACCCCAGGATTATAGGGATGTTTCAGTCAGTGAGTCCAAAACGGCGGAGGGGAAGCGAGAAGGATCCGCTCCGGCCCAGCAGAGCTTGGGAAAAGTGACCGGCAACGCAAGTGATGGCTTTTCAATGCCGTCCGACTTTTTCGGTTAGCATTGTTAATTGATCTGCTTTTTCCATAAAAGCCGGGCGCATAAAATCCGGGGCTAATCGTTTGAATATTTAATGTTTCCAAGCTTGGAGTTCTACAAGCCTTTGATTTTTACCGGGTACAGGCGCATATTAGAATCAGGGGCGGAAGTAGGAGATACGATCATGCTGGAGAGGGTTTCTTCAACCCAGATGGCTATCACGGAAAGACGCCGGGTGGCGCTCATAGAACAGGCCCAGAAAACGGGCATCATACTCACCGATGGCGAGTTTTGGGGCGGCATTGAACGCCGGGGCGGGAAAGGCATTCCGAGGAAAAAGGAAAAGCCCGAGGAGAAGACCCGGGAAGAGTGCCAGGAGCCGTGTGATTTCTTCGGTTAATTCGAAGGAGTGATTTATGGGCGAGAAGAGGAAAGAGGGGATTTCCGCAATCCCCCGGAAAGATGTTATTTCTTTGCTTTCAGCAAGAAAAGCAGGGCCGATGCACAGAAAACTGCAACGAGGAAGGCATCAAACCCAACACGCAGGGCGAGCCGGTAGGAAAGGAGGGAAATAAGCGCGGTTACCGGTATGGTTGCGGCCCAGGCGTATATGAGGTGGGTTACCATATCCCGCCCCATCTTGCCGGCGGTCTTCGCCGCCCCAACGCCAATTATTGAAGATATGGCAACGTGAGTGGTTGAAACGGGCATTCCAAGGCTTGTAGCCGCGGACAAAACCGCCCCTGTGGCGGCGTCGGCGGAAAATCCGTGGACAGGCTGGATGTCCGTTATTTTTTTGGCCACAGAACGTATTATTCTCCACCCGCCCGATAGCGTTCCCAGGCTTAGCGTGATAGCGCAAGCGGCCGTTACCCACAAGGGCACTTGCAGGCCTTCCGAATATCCCCCATGCATCAGGACCAGCGCCATTACCCCCATGGTTTTCTGGGCGTCATTGGCGCCATGGGCCATGCTGGAAAGCGCCGCCGAGGCCACCTGTAGCCGGGCGTAAACCCTGTTCGACTTCTGGATGGAAGTGGCCACGGGCCCGGCGGATCCGGCCCATCGGGCCGCTATCCTGAAAAATGCGAACCCAACCAAAAAACCGAAAACCGGCGAGGTGAAAAGCGCCATGGCTATCTGAAAAAGGGCGCTCCAGTGGATGGGCGCCGTCAAGGCCCCGTCCATTGTGGAGGCTTTGGCCACCGCCGCGCCCAATAGGCCGGAAATAAGCGCGTGGGAAGAACTGGAAGGTAGCCCGAAACGCCATGTGAAAAGGTTCCATATTGTGGCGGACAGCAACCCGCAAACCACAACCTGGGAATCCATGAAATGCGGATCCGCCACGCCACTTGCAATCGTGTAGGCCACCTTGTGGGAAATGAGGGAACCCGCCAGGTTGGACACCGCCGCCAGCATGAGCGCGGCGCGGGCCGTGAGCGCCCGGGTGGCGATGGCGGGGGCTATTGTGCTGGCCGCGTCGTGGAACCCCACGATATAGTTGAAAGCCAGCGCCAGGAACAGTGCGGCCAGATGGGTGAACGCCTGCTCAGGCATGCTCGATTAAAAGATCCTCCACGGTCTTTATCATGTCCACCAGGGTGTCCAAAAGCTCTTCCATCCGGTCCAGGATCATTTCGTCCATCATACCCCGGCGGTAATCCATAAGCCTGTTGGCCTCGGCGGCGGCGTTTATACCCGCCAGAATCTCTTTCTTGTGTCGCCAATACACCGCGTCCGCGGCGGTTTCCATGGCGTTCATCAAATCCAGCGTGGCGGCTATTTTGCCCATGTTGGCCCTGGAATCGGCCATCAACTCCGGCAGGGCCATGGCCTCGGCTATACCTTTCCTGTATATCTCCAGCTGTTCGCTTACAAACGCGGGGAACCCTGAACGGTAGTTCGAATGGATAACCAGCTTGGCCGACTCGTCGAGCATGTCCACCGCGTTGTCCAGACATTCGAACATCCTTCGCAGGTCCATGGCGGAATAGGGCGGGGTGAAGGTGCGTTTCAGGCCGCCAGCCACGCGGACAAGTATCTCGTCCCCTTTCTTCTCCAGCCGTTTGAGATTGTCCAACAGCCGTTCTTTTTCTTCCTGCGTGAGAGATTGTTTGGAGCAGGCATCCAGATACAAATCAACACCGGAGCTGATGAGCTTTAGCATCTCCCCCATGGGGCCGAAAAAATCCACCTCCTCGGGGAAGAAAAACCGGGAAAGCCTGCCAACCACATCAGAGAGCATCGTGCGCTCAACTTTTCGTTTTATTGTTTTTCATCACTAATCCAGGTCAGGGAAAAGCGAAAGTTGTTATATTGGCTTCGCCGGGGTCGCCCGACCCCGGTCTTCCACACACTAATAAAGAATCGTGGTCAGCGACCACGGTGAAGCATAACAAAGCCTGTTCAGAAAATCAGAAGGCATCGCGCGCTCCCGTTTTCGTTTCATCGTTTCCCATCACTAATTCCAGGTCAGGGAAAGGCGAAAGTTGTCATATTGGCTTCGCCGGGGTCGCCCGACCCCGGTCTTCCACGCGCGAGCATAGGACCGTGGTCAGCGACCACGGTGAAGCATAACAAAGCCTGTTCAGAAAATCAGAGGGCATCGCGCGTCCATTTTCGATTCATCGTTTCCCATGACCGCATTTTAACACTTATAATGTACGGACTTTTCGGGCAGTGCGAATTTAAGGAACATGAGCAAACAGTCCACTTCCCCATATCTATCGGTGTTCACCAACCGCCGGGTGGCCGCCGTGAGCATATTGGGTTTTTCATCGGGTCTGCCGCTGGCCATGACCGGTAGCTCGTTGCAGGCGTGGATGACCGTGGCGGGGGTGGATCTGACATCCATCGGCCTGTTCGGGCTGGTGGCCTTGCCTTACACGGTGAAATTCCTCTGGGCGCCGCTGATGGACCGGTTCGCGCCGCTACCTCTTGGGCGGCGGCGCGGGTGGATAGCTTTCACCCAATTGGCGTTAGCGGCGCTGATGGTACTGATGTCTTTCGCGGCTCCGGACGAAACCCCATTCGCGCTGGCGGCGCTGGCGCTTTCGCTGGCGTTCATGTCCGCATCGCAGGACATCGTGATAGACGCGTACCGGACCGATATTTTAAGGGAACGTGAACGCGGCGCGGGGGTGGCGGTGTTTGTCACCATGTACCGGCTGGCGATGATAACCTCCGGCGCGATGGCGCTTATCGCGGCGGACAGGTTCGGCTGGCCCGCCACGTTCCGCATGATGGCAGTTATCATGGCCGTACAGGTGGCGGGCACGTTGCTGGCTCCGGAGCCGGACGGGGAGATAAAACCGCCCCGCACGTTGTCCGAAGCGGTATGGGGGCCGCTAAAAAACTATTTCTCCAAAGACGCGGCGATTCTCACGCTGGCGCTCATCGTCCTTTACAAGCTGGGGGACGCTTACGCCGGTAGCCTTTCCACCACGTTTTTGCTCCGGGGAATGGAGTTTACGCAAACCGAGGTTGGCGCCATCAACAAGGGGTTCGGACTGGCGGCCACCATCGCCGGTTCGTTCCTGGGCGGAATACTGATGGCGCGGATGCCGCTGTACAGGGCGCTTATGGCTTTCGGAATTCTGCAGGCGGTTTCGAACCTTTCATATATGGCGCTGGCGGTTTATGGAAAAAATTTTGGATTGCTGATATTCGCCATAGGGTTTGAGAATTTCACCGGCGGCATGGGCTCCGCGGCGTTCGTGGCCCTGTTGATGGCCCTGTGCGACCACCGGTTTTCAGCCACCCAATACGCCATACTGTCGTCGCTATCGGCGCTGGGCCGGACGTTCGTCACCCCCACTTCCGGATATCTTGTGGAATATATGGGATGGGCCGCGTTTTTCGGATTCACAGCCATCACCGCATTGCCCGGCTTGGCCCTGTTGTGGTTCTTGAGGGGGAAGATAGATGGGTTGAACGGGAACCAGGAGAAAGAGGCGGCAGTATGATTCTCATTATTAAATATTGGGAACCTCATAGCATTTCAAGCCAGCGCATGCCTTGATAAAGTCAAAATCACTGTCTTTATGGAAGAGGGCCAGATTATTCTCCATGCATATGGCGGCGATGATGCAATCAATCGTTTTCCTTACTGTTTTTCCCTTTTTTCTGCATTCTTTGTAAATCCGCGCCGCCTCAATATACGTTTCGATGCCCTTCGGGCGCAAAACAGGAAACGTCATAAGGCTTTGCTTGACTGTTTGAAACTGGCGTTCGTCTTTAACGCCTTGAAGAATCTCCGTCATGATTATTTCAGTAATGGCCATGTCTTCATCGGCTTCAATAAGTCTATGAAGGGCTTTCCGGTGAGGCGAGTCCACGCCCCTAAAAAAGTCAATCCAGACGCTGGTGTCCACCAGGATCATGTTCTGCTTTTTCTCGTCTCGTCAAGATTACCAGCCCAGGCAACCTTGCCCTCCATGTCCAGAAGCTTCCTGCGCTTAAGTTTAAGCACAAGCTCCTCAATGGCGTAATTCACCAGCTCCTTTTTAGTCTTCTTGCGCGTAAGCCTTAAGGCCTCACTCACAAGCTTCTCGTCGAGCTCAATATTGGTTCTTAACATCCCAAACCTGCCTCCATCGATATACACATAGCATACCCCTTTTATGTGTACAAATAAAAGTGGGACTCGGCAGGCGCGCTGAAGCCTGTCAGGTGTTTTATTGAGTTATGAGGCGTCAGCGGGTTCGCTCTATTGGTCAAGAGCCGTTTTCAGTCCATCAACGGTTGTGGAACGGCCAAATTGAGTTTCAATAAGATTAGTGATAACTCTGTGCGTCCAGAACCCTTCAACTGTTTCCGGCGTCTCGAACGCCAGCGAAGCGTCTCTGACAAAGATAATATTGTATTTTTTAAGCTGTGATACGGGGATGATTCCAACCGGCCTGTTTATGACACAATAGTTTGAAGCGTATCCGGCGTACAAGACTGTCTTTATACCCGCTTTCTGTAAAAATCTATCAAATAAAGCTGTCGATTGGGCTATCTCCGGCCCCAATATGGTTTCGCCAGGAAGCGGGCGGATGCTCTTGCTGAGCTCCCACCCTTCATAAAGATGATGGGCATGAATAACCTTGATATTATGCCTGCGGGTCAATTCGAGAAGGGGCACGATTTTCTCCTGAATATTTCTTTGCGCTCTTGCTGACCATCCACCGTTTGGGTGCCGCTCCCACACATCAACAAGCACAAGAGCCATGCGATCCAAATCATAATCAAGCGTATCGTAACTAAAATGCGAATCCTTCTCTGTGTTCCATGTTTTATTTTTTACTGACGCAGTGAAACTTCTCACCTTAAGGCTGATCCGGCTCTTATTTTCTTCGCGTTGGGCAACTTGGCAAGACAAACAAAAAACACAGGCTGTTATAAACATGCTTGCCCTGAAGTATGGCTTGAGACAGGTATAGCTCACTTTCATATCGCCCAGCAAAGTAGCTGACAGATGCGGAAAGAAGGCTACCCATCCTCGCCAGCATATCCACCTTATTAATGGCCAAATAGCCTAACAATCAACCTAACAAATAGAGTTTCTATCTTATAGATAGATTTTGTCAATAGCTTTCTATCTATTAGTGCGTTCTGGATTTCCTCTACTCGGACACAATTATTGTGTTTGGAGGAAAGCGTCATGGCGGATATCAAGTCGTTCGGGTTGAGAGTGAAAACCTTGAGAGCCTTGCGAAAACTCACGCAGGAGCAGGTCGCGGAAAAATGCGGCATCAATTCCAAATATGTAAGTAGGATAGAGATGGGATACCAGTTCCCTTCATTCGACATCCTTGTAAAACTTTGCGCCGCAATGAACGTGGAAATGCAGGATCTTTTCAATTTTGCGCATACCGGCAAAAGCGCAAAGGAATACAGGAAGGGGCTGAACGAACTGGTCAACGAGGCGGATGAGGAAAAGCTAGAACTTGCCTACAGGATTATAAAGGCCGTTGTCAGATGACACAAAATCCATTTAAATCAAATCTCGCCAGGCCAGCATAAGCCTCCTGCCGCGCGGCTCCGGAATTGGATCGCCATATTCTTTAGCCGTATCAATCCACAATCTGATAGCCGCCTTTGCGTTAGCCAACGCTTTTTCCGGCGAGGCCCCATGCGCCATACAGCCGGGCAACTCTGGTATATCCGCAATAAACGCTTCATCCTCATCGCTCCAATATAAGATGATTTCATATTTGTAACTCATGGTTTTCCCCCAAATCCATATTTGATCGGAATTGGGTAGTGTCTCAGTTTGAAAGTACAGGGGAGATTCTTCACTTACGCTCAGAATGACAATATAAAAGCCGTTGATAACATAGTCATCCTGAGCGAAGCGCAAGCGAAGTGAAGGATCTGTCTGTTATTTGAGATTCAAACTGAGACACCACCTGATTTTCTCTTCAATACCATCTTTCCTGAAAACATGATGGCTCCCCCGGGTCCGTTCATCAAACCCCAGGCGCGCCAACAGGTTTCTCAATGAGTCAAACTGAACGTTGTTAACAGACTTGCCGATTAATATCGCCGCAAGAAGCTTATCGTGTTTCGACATGGCCAAATTACGCCACAAAGATGCGGTTAATGGTTGATTTGAAGCCCATCTCACCAGTGGCGGCAAAAGCGTGAATTCCGTTGATTTTCTGTGGCAGGAATAAAAAAGCGGACACGAATGTCCGCCACAACGATAAATGACGAGAGTCTAAACCCCCATCTTGCCCCTGAACACTTCCGTGGCGGGGCCGGTCATAAGCACGCGGTTGTCTTTGCCCCATTCAATTTTCAGCTGGCCGCCAGGCAGGTCCACCTTCACTTTCCGGCCGGTCTTGCCGTTCAACGCCGAGGCCACGCCCACGGCGCAGGCGCCGGTTCCGCAAGCCAGCGTAACGCCACTGCCCCGCTCCCACACGCGCACTTTCACATGGTCTTTCCCCACCACTTCAACAAACTCCACGTTGATGCGTTTGGGGAAATCCGGGTGGTTCTCCAGCACGGGCCCTTCCTGCTCCAGCGCCACATTGTCCACGCTGTCGGTGAAGATGACGCAATGCGGGTTGCCCATGGAAACGGTGGTGATGCGGTAATCCCTGCCACCCGCCGTAAACGGCCTGTCCACCACTTGCCCTTCAAACCTGGTGGGTATGGCCGGGCCGTCCAGTATGGGCTCGCCCATGTCCACCCGAACGAGCCTGTCGCCCACCATCTCGGGGCGGATTATCCCCGCCAGTGTCTCCACGGCAAGGGACTTCTTTTTCCTTATCTTCGGGTCTTTCCTGTCCCAAAGGTACTTGGCGAAACAACGGATGCCGTTGCCGCACATCTCCACCTCGCTCCCGTCGGCGTTGAAGATGCGCATTTTGTAGTCCGCCTTTTTCGACGGCTCTATGGTGATCAGCTGGTCGCACCCCACGCCGAAACGCCGGTCGCAAATAAGTTTCGCCTTTTTCGCCAGGCCGGGCATCTTCCGCTTGCGCAGGTCTATCATTACAAAGTCGTTGCCCAGCCCGTGCATCTTGGTGAATTCGAATATGGCCATGGCGTCACTCCAGGAAAGAGGGCACTTTTTCGCCCCGTATCAAGTCTTCCATGGTTTCCCGTTCGCGGACAACCTCAAAATTGGATCCGTTCACCATAACCTCCGCCACCCGCCTGCGGGAATTGTAGTTGGACGACATGGTGAATCCATAAGCCCCGGCGCTCATTACAGACATAAGCTCGCCTTGTTTGAACGAGGGTAGCACCCTGTCCTTGGCGAGGAAATCGCCCGATTCGCAGATGGGCCCCACCACGTCGGCGGAAACTTTCTTGCGCTCCGCCACCTCGGCGGATACGGGCAAAATGCCGTGATAACTTCCATAAAGCGACGGGCGCGCCAGATCGTTCATCCCCGCGTCCACCACGAAGAAGGTTTTGCCTTCGTTGTGCTTGGTGTAAAGCACACGGGTAACCAGCGCCCCGGCGTTGCCCACCAGCACCCGGCCCGGCTCGAAAACGATGGTGCAACCGGTGTCTTTCAATAGCGGGGCAACGGCGTCCGCCAAGTCTTTGGGATGGGGCGGGGCTTCGTCTTTATACGTTATGCCCAGCCCGCCGCCGATGTCTATATAGCGGATGACTATCCCTTCCTCCTTCAGCTGGCGCACCAGGTCCAGCGTTTTCTCCAGCGCGTCCACGAAGGGCGCTATCTGGGTTATCTGCGAGCCAATATGTTTGTGGATACCCACTATCTCTATGTTCGCCAAAGTGCGGGCCTGGCGGTATTCCTCCAGCGCCGAGGTGTAGCTTATGCCGAATTTGTTCTGTTTTAGGCCGGTGGATATGTATGGATGGGTCTTTGCGTCCACGTCCGGATTCACGCGCAGGGTGACGCGGGCCTTCACACCCATCTCGGCGGCCACGGCGTCTATGGCCATAAGCTCCTGGGACGATTCCACGTTGAACATCAGGATTCCCGCCTGGAGGGCCTGCCTTATCTCGTCCCGGGTCTTGCCCACGCCCGCGTACACTATGCGCTCGGCTGGCACCCCGGCTTTCAGCGCCCTGAAAAGCTCGCCGCCGGACACTATGTCCGCCCCGCCGCCGGACTTGGCGAAAAGTTTCAGGACAGCCAGGTTGGAGTTGGCCTTCACCGCGAAACATATCAGGTGAGGTACGCTCTCGAACGCCTTGTCGAACACCTCGAAATGGCGTTTCAGCGTGGCCGAACTGTAACAATAAAAGGGAGTACCCACCTTCTCCGCTATTCTGGAAAGAGGTACATCCTCGCAATGGTATTCGCCGTCCTTGTACTCGAAATGATGCATGTCACAAGCCCTGATATTTTAATGGTGTAAAACCCTTACCCGCCACCGGAACCGAACAATAAATGATGCTTTATGGGCTGTTTTTTGTCAACTTGGCCCCGGCGAGGGTAGTGTCCCAGTTTGAAAGTACTGGGGAGATTCTTCACTTACGCTCAGAATGACAATATAAAAGCCGTTGATAACATTGTCATCCTGAACGAAGCG
This DNA window, taken from Nitrospinota bacterium, encodes the following:
- a CDS encoding c-type cytochrome, with translation MKKHILGMVTVCFAMVVAFAGFASAGDAGKGEGVFKGKGQCKNCHKLDDKNSVGPGLKGVTARHNDEWLGKWLADPQKTWEGNDADVQKLKTWKPGRDKAAKTAMKIPALSAEEVADLIAFLHQNDK
- a CDS encoding inorganic phosphate transporter yields the protein MPEQAFTHLAALFLALAFNYIVGFHDAASTIAPAIATRALTARAALMLAAVSNLAGSLISHKVAYTIASGVADPHFMDSQVVVCGLLSATIWNLFTWRFGLPSSSSHALISGLLGAAVAKASTMDGALTAPIHWSALFQIAMALFTSPVFGFLVGFAFFRIAARWAGSAGPVATSIQKSNRVYARLQVASAALSSMAHGANDAQKTMGVMALVLMHGGYSEGLQVPLWVTAACAITLSLGTLSGGWRIIRSVAKKITDIQPVHGFSADAATGAVLSAATSLGMPVSTTHVAISSIIGVGAAKTAGKMGRDMVTHLIYAWAATIPVTALISLLSYRLALRVGFDAFLVAVFCASALLFLLKAKK
- a CDS encoding DUF47 family protein; amino-acid sequence: MLSDVVGRLSRFFFPEEVDFFGPMGEMLKLISSGVDLYLDACSKQSLTQEEKERLLDNLKRLEKKGDEILVRVAGGLKRTFTPPYSAMDLRRMFECLDNAVDMLDESAKLVIHSNYRSGFPAFVSEQLEIYRKGIAEAMALPELMADSRANMGKIAATLDLMNAMETAADAVYWRHKKEILAGINAAAEANRLMDYRRGMMDEMILDRMEELLDTLVDMIKTVEDLLIEHA
- a CDS encoding MFS transporter — translated: MSKQSTSPYLSVFTNRRVAAVSILGFSSGLPLAMTGSSLQAWMTVAGVDLTSIGLFGLVALPYTVKFLWAPLMDRFAPLPLGRRRGWIAFTQLALAALMVLMSFAAPDETPFALAALALSLAFMSASQDIVIDAYRTDILRERERGAGVAVFVTMYRLAMITSGAMALIAADRFGWPATFRMMAVIMAVQVAGTLLAPEPDGEIKPPRTLSEAVWGPLKNYFSKDAAILTLALIVLYKLGDAYAGSLSTTFLLRGMEFTQTEVGAINKGFGLAATIAGSFLGGILMARMPLYRALMAFGILQAVSNLSYMALAVYGKNFGLLIFAIGFENFTGGMGSAAFVALLMALCDHRFSATQYAILSSLSALGRTFVTPTSGYLVEYMGWAAFFGFTAITALPGLALLWFLRGKIDGLNGNQEKEAAV
- a CDS encoding PIN domain nuclease, which gives rise to MILVDTSVWIDFFRGVDSPHRKALHRLIEADEDMAITEIIMTEILQGVKDERQFQTVKQSLMTFPVLRPKGIETYIEAARIYKECRKKGKTVRKTIDCIIAAICMENNLALFHKDSDFDFIKACAGLKCYEVPNI
- a CDS encoding type II toxin-antitoxin system VapB family antitoxin — encoded protein: MLRTNIELDEKLVSEALRLTRKKTKKELVNYAIEELVLKLKRRKLLDMEGKVAWAGNLDETRKSRT
- a CDS encoding isochorismatase family protein — encoded protein: MSYTCLKPYFRASMFITACVFCLSCQVAQREENKSRISLKVRSFTASVKNKTWNTEKDSHFSYDTLDYDLDRMALVLVDVWERHPNGGWSARAQRNIQEKIVPLLELTRRHNIKVIHAHHLYEGWELSKSIRPLPGETILGPEIAQSTALFDRFLQKAGIKTVLYAGYASNYCVINRPVGIIPVSQLKKYNIIFVRDASLAFETPETVEGFWTHRVITNLIETQFGRSTTVDGLKTALDQ
- a CDS encoding helix-turn-helix transcriptional regulator gives rise to the protein MADIKSFGLRVKTLRALRKLTQEQVAEKCGINSKYVSRIEMGYQFPSFDILVKLCAAMNVEMQDLFNFAHTGKSAKEYRKGLNELVNEADEEKLELAYRIIKAVVR
- a CDS encoding type II toxin-antitoxin system HicB family antitoxin, with the protein product MSYKYEIILYWSDEDEAFIADIPELPGCMAHGASPEKALANAKAAIRLWIDTAKEYGDPIPEPRGRRLMLAWRDLI
- a CDS encoding diaminopimelate epimerase, with amino-acid sequence MAIFEFTKMHGLGNDFVMIDLRKRKMPGLAKKAKLICDRRFGVGCDQLITIEPSKKADYKMRIFNADGSEVEMCGNGIRCFAKYLWDRKDPKIRKKKSLAVETLAGIIRPEMVGDRLVRVDMGEPILDGPAIPTRFEGQVVDRPFTAGGRDYRITTVSMGNPHCVIFTDSVDNVALEQEGPVLENHPDFPKRINVEFVEVVGKDHVKVRVWERGSGVTLACGTGACAVGVASALNGKTGRKVKVDLPGGQLKIEWGKDNRVLMTGPATEVFRGKMGV
- the lysA gene encoding diaminopimelate decarboxylase — its product is MHHFEYKDGEYHCEDVPLSRIAEKVGTPFYCYSSATLKRHFEVFDKAFESVPHLICFAVKANSNLAVLKLFAKSGGGADIVSGGELFRALKAGVPAERIVYAGVGKTRDEIRQALQAGILMFNVESSQELMAIDAVAAEMGVKARVTLRVNPDVDAKTHPYISTGLKQNKFGISYTSALEEYRQARTLANIEIVGIHKHIGSQITQIAPFVDALEKTLDLVRQLKEEGIVIRYIDIGGGLGITYKDEAPPHPKDLADAVAPLLKDTGCTIVFEPGRVLVGNAGALVTRVLYTKHNEGKTFFVVDAGMNDLARPSLYGSYHGILPVSAEVAERKKVSADVVGPICESGDFLAKDRVLPSFKQGELMSVMSAGAYGFTMSSNYNSRRRVAEVMVNGSNFEVVRERETMEDLIRGEKVPSFLE